The DNA window CAACAATCCGGGGCCGGGTGGCGAACCAGGAGGGACCATCAACCTCGCCGACTTCTACAAGAGCGGCTCGCGCATCAAGGCCCAGGTGACGACCACGACCGACGGCCTGCGCTGGCCGGATGAGTGGCACGACAGCAAGCTGAAGAAGCCTTGCACCTGGGAGACCGCGGGCGCGGATGGTGCCCTCTACTGCGTGCCGGGTGGCATGGAGTACATCCCGAATGGAGGCTCGGGTTACTACTTCGATGCGAGCTGCACCGAGGGCATCGTGGTCACCTCCGAGCCCGTGGCCGCGACTGACTTCTTCGTGAAGCGCAGCACCGGATGTGGCGTGAACCCGCGCTACCACACCGTGGGCGCCGAAATCACGACGTCCGTCTACGCCAAGAGCAGCTCGGGCACCTGCTCCTCCATTCCCGTGTCGACGGGCTTCAAGGCCTATCGCCCCGGTCCCGAGGTCGCCGCTGGCACCTTCGTTCGCGCCACGGTGAAGCAGAAGCAGACCGACAAGGGCGTCACGGTTCACTTCATGGAGGGTGAGGACGGCTCGGCGCAGTTCCACCACGTCCAGGACACGGCCCGGAACACGGAGTGCGCCATCCAGAAGGCGAGCGACAACAAGCTGCGCTGCCTGCCCTCCGGTGCCACCACCGCGTCGGGCAATGCGGCGATCGCCTCGGTGAACTCGACCTGCACCGAGCCCGCCTTCTATTCCACCTGCGGGACGCCCGAGTTCGCGGTGACCTTCGAGCAGGACCGGTGTGGTCCCGGCGCCAAGGTCTACGCGACCGGTGCGAAGGTCACGCAGATCTACGGCACGACGGGCACGGGCTCGTGCCAGGCGCACCCGCAGACGCCTCCGAACTTCACCTACTACCGCGCGGGCGCGGAGATTGCCGCCGCGAGCTTCGTGGAGGCGAAGGAGCTCGACATCAAGACCTTTGGCCGGCTCAAGGTGCGTGGCGCGGGAATGGGCGACAAGGTCCAGATTCCCATGATGCTGCACGACACGCAGCTGAACACCCCCTGTGCCTTCATGAAGGACTCGGCGGGCGCGAAGCGTTGCTTCCCCACCTCCAGCATCTTCTCCACGGGGACCCTCTTCGCGGATGACGCGTGCAAGAACCCGGTGGGCCTCGCCAACACGACCACGTGCACCCCGGACCGCTACGTGCTCGCGAACGACGTGTCGAATCCGTCGGACACGACCTACCGCGCGTACAACGTGGGCCAGCAGTTCAATGGCACCGTCTACGTCAGCATGGTGTTCGGCACCGGCGCGCCCCGCTGCATGCAGACCGAGCGCATCCCCGGGTCCACGTACTACACCCTGGGCTCCGAGATTGCCGCCGCGTCGTTGGTCCTGGGCACGACCAAGGTGGAGTAACGCTTCGGAGCAAGCCTCGCGGCGTCCGCGCCGCGACGTAACTCCACACAACGACCCGGTCACCTCTTGGTGGTCGGGTCGTTGTCATTCCAGCAGACTTCGTGTCAACTGGACACTCAATCTTCCTGCGCCTTGTGCACCTGATGGGATGCGGGAGCACGAAGGATTCGGATGAAGAGGGGCCTGGGGGAGAGCCACCGAAGGAGGTATCGCACCTGCGCAGTGGGCGCGCGGTACGAGGGAGCCATCCATGTCTGGGTTCAGGCCAGCCCCAGCGCACCCGCCGAATGCATGCAGGGAGAACGTCAGTCTGGCCATGCATTCTACTGTCTCGGCGAGGAGCTTCCCGCCTGGTCGCTGGTTCAGGGGACGAAGCGCATCGACTGGCATTCCGCGAGGGTGAGAGCCTGACGACGGCCCGGTCCTCTCTGAGTGGCCAGGCCGTCTGTCTTTTCATCTCCGCGTCGCCCCAGGGCGCGTGGACCGCTCAACCTCGCGAAGGCTCGCACCCCAGCGTCATCTCGGGGAAGGCTGCGGACCACGCGGACCGAATGGCAACCAACGTGGCCTTCGCATCCTGCGCATTGGCACTCCCCTCCCCCACCTGCTCCCAGAAAGGGAAGTGCGCGAACACCGCCTCCTGATTCGCCATCACCTCGCGGTGAAGGGCGCCCGCATCCTGGGCACGGAGGGTCCGCAACACCTCGAACTGGTCGCGCGCGTTCTTCCCTTTCAGCGCGGACTCCGTGGGAACCACTCCAGCGAACGACGCGCCGAAGAAGGCGCCCAGCACACGAACCGTCCCCTGGATGTGGTCATTGAACACGTCGAGTGCCTCGGCGGGAACCCAGAGCTCCACGTGCTCTCGGCCCCCCACCTGCTGCACCTCGAAGGAACGTGCATGCGAGTCCTCGACGTCGAACTCCGAGACGTAACCGGCCAGCGTCCCGCTCTTCGTGTTCCAATCCCGAGCAATCTGCTCCGCGTACCCACGATTGAGCACCGGATAGAAGATGGGTTGGTCTGGCAGGCGCGGCGGAAACCGCCGCATCCCAGCCCGGTAGATCAACAGCAACTCCTCAAGCCCGACAGGTCGAAACAGAATCACGGCACTGCTCCCACACCCACGAAGACCCGATACTTCGTCGCCCTACGCCGACGTCATGCGTACCACTTCATCGAAGGCGGTGAGCCCCTGCGCCAGCTTGCGCACCGCGGCCTCGCGCAGCGTGCGCATGCCTCCGCGCCGGGCAATCTCCACCAGCTTCTCGTACGGCGACTCGCGAGCAATGTGCTCTCGCAGCTCGCCATTCGTGGTGACGATTTCAAAGACACCCGTACGGCCCACGTAGCCCGTGCCTCGGCACCTCACGCAGCCCGCGCCCTTGAGCACCCGCACTCCCCCCGGCAACAACGGCAACGGGGCCTGGAGCGCCAGCAGCTCATCGGGTGTGAGGCTCGCCTCCTCCGCGCAATGACTGCACACCCGTCGCAGCAGTCGCTGCGCCATGACCCCGAGCAGGCTCTGCGCCAGGAGGAACGAGGGCACACCCAGGTCCCTCATTCGCGCCACCGCCCCCAACGCGTCATTCGTGTGCAGCGTGGACAGCACCAGGTGGCCCGTGAGCGCGGACTGGATGGCGTTCTCCGCCGTCTCCGTGTCGCGAATCTCGCCCACCATGATGACGTCCGGGTCCTGGCGCAGGATGTGGCGCAGCGCCCCCGCGAAGTCGAGCCCCACCTTGGGCTGCACCTGCACCTGGTTGAAGGCGTCCCACACCATTTCGATGGGGTCTTCAATCGTGGTGACGTTGACGTCCGGCCCCGCCAGCGCCTTGAGCGCCGAGTAGAGCGTCGTCGTCTTCCCGCTGCCCGTGGGCCCCGTGACGAGGATGAGCCCATGCGGCTGGTCTATCCACGACTCGAAGGAGCCCTTCTCGTCCGGCTCGAACCCGAGCTGGGCAATGTCCTGCACCAGCGTCTCCGGGTCGAAGATGCGGATGACCACCTTCTCGCCGAAGGCCGTGGGCAGCGTGCTGACGCGCAACTCCACCTCGCGCCCGTCCCGCTCCGTCTTGATGCGGCCGTCCTGCGCCTTGCGCTTCTCCGAGATGTCGATGCGCGCGAGCATCTTCACGCGCGAGACGATGGGCGGATGCACCTGCGCCGGCAGCGAGTACACCGGGTGCAGCACACCGTCGATGCGCAGCCGCACCACGCTGGTGGACCGCTTGGGCTCGATGTGGATATCCGAGGCGCGGTTGTCGAACGCGTAGCGCAAGAGGTAGTCCACCGCCTGGACCACGGGCCGGTCCGACGCCTCCAACTCCTGCGTCCCGCTGAGCGAGACGAGCTGCTCGAAGTTGGAGACTTGCTGCGCGCTCGCCACGCTGCCGAAGTCATCCGCCGCGCGCGCCAGCGTCTTCTTGAAGCCATAGATGTCCGAGATGGCCTTGAGGATGTCCGCCTTCGCGCTCAACACCGGCTCCACGGGCATCCCCGTGAGCCGATGGAAGCTCTCGAACAACTCGCGGTCGAACGGATTGGCCACGGCGACCACCAGCCGCCCCTGGGCCGTGCGCTCCAGAGGCAGCAGGACATGCTTCTGCGCATAGGGCCGGGACACGGTGCGCGTGGCCAGCGTCATGTCCAGCTTGAGCGGGTCTATCTTCCGATAGGCCAGCCCCGCCGCGCGGGCGGCGGCCTCGGTGACGCGGTCCTCGTCCAGCACACCCCGGCCATTGGCCAGGGGTATCTGGAATGCGGCCACCACCTCCACCGGCGACACGTCGTACCGTGCGGCATCCTTGCCGCCAGTGGCCGTCTGCGTCTTGAGGACGCGGGCTCTCGCCGCGCCCTCCTTCGCGAGCACCTCCTGGGCTTGCTGTGGTGTCAGCAGCCCTTGCCCCACGAGCGCCTCGAGGACGAACAGGGTGGTGAAATCAACCCGGCTCCTCGCCGGCGATGGGCTCGAGCCGCTCACTGCTTGTGCCAATTCCGTCTCCTTCCAGCCACGAGCAGCAGCAGGACCAGGGCCCCCAGGAACGCCGCCGACACCGGCGTGCTCTGGCAACCACAGCCACCCGACTCTCCCTTGGGGCTTTCAGGGCCCGCGTCCGGGAGCGGCGGCGGAGTCCCCGCGTCATTGCACAACACGCAGCCTCCCGCGTCCGGCCGCGCCTTGGGATCGTAACAGGTCCCCCCATTGCCACAGCGCATCGAGGGTCCGCAGTCCTGGTCCGACTGGCAGGCGGGGTGGCAGGCAGGAGTCCCCTGCTCCGTCGTGCCGCAGCGGAGGGAGGAGGCACACGTGCTCGCCGCGCAGTACTTCATGCACGCACGCTCTCCATCCTTGTTCACCACCTGACACGACGTCCCGCCAGGGCAGGAGCAGGACGCCACCGAGCACGGCTGAGCGCAGACGCCCTGGGGGTTGCCCTCCGCGAAGAGGCAGTACTGATTGGTGCCGCACTCCGCGTCGGCCGTGCACGCATCGCCCACCTGCTTCGCCGACGTCTTCTTCGGCACACAGACGCGGTCGCACGTCCTGCAGACGGAGTTGCTGTCGCAATCCTGGTCACCAAAGCAACCCGGGACACAGACGTTGCCCTCGGCGCGGGCCTCGCACGTATAGCCAGGGCGGCAATCGCTTCCATTCACGTCGCAGGTCTTCAAGCAGATGGAGCCCTGCCCCGGCATTCTGGCGCACTCGGCGCCCGCGGGGCATGAACCCGCGCCACTGCAAGCCTCCGTGCAGTAGCCCAGGTCCCAGCGGTCGAAGTCGCCGTTGCCCGACGGAGTGGTCACGGGAGGAATACAGGTGCCGTTGGTGTTGCCACAGGCCCGAGGCCCTGGCGTGCACTCGCGGCCCACCGGCGTCACGCCGTCGGGCAGGGCGGGGAGACACGCCTGGGTGGAGCCAGCGACGAGCGTGGAGGCACGGCACACGTAGGGGTCCGGACACTCACCGGTGGTCGTGCCCGAGCAGCCCTTCGCGCAGACCTTGAGGTCCTTGCCGGAGACGGTGGAGGGCACGGTGACACACGTCAGGCCGGTGCCACACGCGGAGGAGTCACAGGGTGAGCCCACCGCGCCCGTCTTCGGATAGAAGCGGCACAGCGCGGAGGTGTCGTAGCTGGCGAGCGTCCTGCGGGTCTCCCCTTCCGGAAGGTAGAAGAACATCACCGCGCCCTGGGCCTCATAGGAGTCGCCCAGGCCCAGGCAGTGGCCAATCTCGTGCATCAGGGTGCTCTGGATGTCCAGGTGACCCGAGGGCGTGGGCGTCTGGGTGGACCAGCGGTGGTCCACCGCATTGAGGAAGATGTCGCACTGGTACACGTAGCCCGCGAAGGTCAGCGGCCTCGCCGCCGCGGGTCTGTCCCCGCCCCTGAGCGAGTCCACGTACCTGGGGTCCTGCCGGTCCGTCACCCAGACGGGGACGACGTTGAAGCGGTCCGCCGGGTCATCCACCTTCGGCATGGGTGAGCCCGTCGTGGCCACGCCCCCGTCCGGAGGGAAGGAGAAGACGGGCCAGGCACAGTTCACACCCTGCCACGCCTGGAAGGCCGCGCGGCTGGCCGCCACCACCTTGGCCAGGTCGTTTCCCGCGGGCAGCGACGAGCGCCCATCCACGTAGAAGACGAAGGGGTCCGCTGGCGTGCTGAGCACGCGATGACCCAGGTCCTTGTATTCCACTTCCTGAGCCGCCGCCGTCACGGCCAACAGCAGACCCAGCACCCCGGCGACTCGCTGCGAACCCCGCATCATCGAAGACCCCTCCGCGTCGTCCTGGCCCGAGCGCACCTTCGCCCGGACCGTGACGGGATGGGCAGTCTACTCGCGAACAGCGCCCGCGGAGGTATCCCCGCGCCCGCTAACCACGCACGGCGCGGACCGTGGCGTCCACGAGCGACTCCGGGGTGGGCCGCTCGGCGACGGCCGAGGGCGGCAACCCGAGCTGCTCCAAGGCGGACGCCGTCGTGGGGCCAATGGCCACCACCTTCGCGTTCCCCAGCCGCTCACGCCCCGCGGCCTCCAGGAAGGCCTCGATGGTGCGAGGCGAGGCGAACACCGCCACGTCCGGCGGGGTGGCGCCCAGTTGCTCCAGGGCCTCGGGAGGCAGCTCCGCGGGCATGGAGCGGTAGGCCGTCACGCGCGTGACGAGCAGGCCCGCCTCCCGCAACGAGTCCTCCAGCTCCCGCCGTCCTTCTTCCGCGGCGGGCAACAGCACCTCGTCACCCGACTGGAGGCTGTCCTTGATGAGCTCGAAGAGCGCCAGGCCCGTGCCCTCCTCGGGCTCGGCGGCGACCTCCAGGCCATAGCCCTTCACCGCGCGCGCCGTCCGAGGCCCCACCGCCGCCAGCCTCACGCGGTCCAACCGGGACACCGTCCCAGCCTCGCGCAGGGCGTCCATCAGGGCGTCCACGCCCGAGGGACTGGCGAACACCACCCACCGGTAGCGCTGGATGTGCTCGGCCGCGGACGCCAGGGGACGTGGGTCCTCCGGCGGACGCAGCTCCAGGAGCGGGAGGCTGAGCACCTCCGCGCCCTCGTCCTCCAGCAGGAAGCACAGCTCCTCGGCCCGCTCACGCGGGCGCGTCACCAAAACTCGAATGCCTTCCAGTCGCCGTTCCACGCGGGCGGCAGTCTAGGCCCCGGAGCCCGGGCGGCGAGCGAAATCACGCAGGATGTCCGCCGCGCCACGCGACAGCAGGTCCGCCGCCAGTGCTTCACCCAGGTCCTGGGCCCGTTCCACCGGGCCACGGACCTCGCCCCGCACCACGCGTGCGCCGTCTGGACGGCCCACGAGCGCGCGCAGGTACACCATGCCGTCGGCCACCGTCGCATGGCCGGCCAGGGGAACCGTGCAGCCCCCCTCCAGCTTCGCGAGCAGCGCCCGCTCCGCCGTCACCGCCACGCGAGTCGTCGCGTCCTCCAGGGGCGCGAGCAACCCGCGAACACGCGCGTCCTCTCCCCGGCATTGGATGGCGAGCACGCCCTGCCCCACCGCCGGAAGACTCACTTCCGTGGAGAGCACCTGGGTGATGACGTCCTCGAGCCCCAACCGACGGAGGCCCGCGTACGCGAGCACCGCGCCGGCCAGCCCCAGCTCCTTCGTCTTCTGCAGGCGCGTCTGCACGTTGCCGCGCAGGCTCACGATGTCCAGGTCCGGGCGGCGCGAGCGGAGGATGCAGCTGCGGCGCAGCGACGACGTGCCCACGCGAGCCCCCTGCGGCAGCGTGTCCAGCGTCAGGCCCCCGAGCCCACAGAAGGCATCGCGAGGGTCTTCTCGCGTGGGAACCGCCGCGAGAATCAGCCCCTCGGGCAGCTCGGATGTCATGTCCTTCAAGCTGTGCACGGCCAGGTCCGCGCGGCCATCGATGAGCGCCTGCTCGATCTCCTTCACGAACAGCCCCTTGCCGCCCACCGCGGACAGCGGGGCGGACAGGAAGCGGTCTCCCTCCGTGGTCATCTCCACGAGGGACACTTCCAGCCCCGGGTGGTGCGCGGCCAGGAGCGCCCCCACGTGACGGGCCTGCCAGAGCGCCAGCGGACTCTGTCGGGTGGCGATTCGCACGGACTTCATCGCTTCGCCCCCGGCGAGGCCTGGGCGGCCGGCGCCATGGAGGACTGCTCCTCCGCCGCCTCGAGCTCCGCCTCCAGCAGCCCGAACAGCTCCGCGGCCGCCCCCGCCAGCCGGTTCCCTTCACCCTCCGGGCCCACCGCGCGCAGGCGCGACGTGGGCTCGTGCAGCAACTTGTTCACGATGGCGCGTCCCATGGCCTCGATGCTCTTGCGCTGTTTCTCCGTGAGCCCGTCCCCCAGCGCCGCCAGGGTGCGCTCGACTTCCGCGCGGGCAATGGTCTCCGCGCGCTGGCGAAGCCTCGCCAACACCGGCATGCCTTCGCGCAGCGCACGCTCCTTGACGAAGCGCGCCACCTCCTGCGCCACCAGCACGCCCGCCTTGTGCGCCTCCTCGGCGCGCGCCGCCGCGTTGTCCGCGACGAACTTCTGGATGTCGTCCACGTCGTAGGCGTGCACCCAGTCCAGCGTGCCCACCCCGGGGTCGATGTCGCGAGGCACGGCCAGGTCCACCATGAACAGGGGACGGCCCTTGCGCGCCTTGCCCACCGCGCCCACGTTCTCCTTCGTGAAGAGGGGCACCGGCGACGCGGTGCTGCACACCACCACGTCCGCGGCCGTCAGGAGCGAGAACAGCTCCTCGAAGGGCCGCGCCGCGCCGCCCACCTCCGCCGCGAGCGCCTCCGCGCGGGACAACGTGCGGTTGGTGATGAAGAGCTTCGTCGCGCCCGCCTGTTGCAGATGGCGCGCCGCCAGCTCTCCCATCTCTCCCGCGCCCACCACCAGCACCGTCTTGCCCTTCAAGCCGTCAAACACCTTGCTGGCCAGTTGCACCGCCGCCGACGCCATGGACGTCGCCGCCCGGCCGATGGCCGTCTCCGTGCGTACCCGCTTGGCGCACCCAAACGCCGCCGCGCACGCCCGAGTCAATTCGCCTCGCACCGCGCCCGCGCCCTGCCCCCGCTCGAAGGCGTCCTTCACCTGCCCCAGGATCTGCGCCTCGCCCAGCACCATGGAGTCCAGGCTGGACGCCACCCGGAACAGGTGGATGAGGGCCGCCTCCCCCCGGTGCTCGTACAGGTGGTCCAGCGCCTCCACGCCCCCCAGCGCCTCCAGCTCCGCCACCGCGCGCGCCCGGGCCATCTGCCCATCGGGCGCGGCCAGGTACACCTCCACGCGGTTGCACGTGGAGACCCACAACACTTCCACCGGGGCCTGCGCCAACCGCTGGAGCACCTCGACCTGCCGCGTGTCGGACAAGGCCAACCGCTCACGCACCACCAGGGGCGCGGTCCGGTGCGACAAGCCAATACAGACGAGCTCCGTGCTCACGGAATCCTCATGGCGGCCGTGGGGCTCGACGCCAGGTCATACGAAGTCAGGAACGACACGAGCACCAGACAGAACCCCGCCATCGTCAAGAGCGCCACCCGGCGCCCCCGCCAGCCCGCGAAGATGCGCGCGTTCACCAGCGCCGCGAACACCGCCCACGCCACCACCGTGGCAATGGACTTGCCATCCCAGGTCCAGCCCCGCGTGGTGCTCACGAAGAACGCGCCCGTCGCCAACGTGATGGACAGCGCGATGAAACCCCACACCACCAGGCGCCGGTTGAGGGTGTCCAGGAACTCCAGCGATGGCAGGCGCGCGAACAGCAGCCCGAAGCGCTTGGCGCGCACCTGGCGCTCCATGAGCAGGTACATCACCCCCACCCCCGCGGCCACCGCGAACGCCGCCAATCCCAACAACGCCAGCGTGATGTGCAGCGGCAGCAAAGGCTGGCGCACACCCGCGGGCAGCGGCGACTGGCCGCCGTGCATCAACAGCCCCGGCAAGAGCACCGTCACCGCCAGCGGCGTCAGGAACGCGCCAATGACGGGACGGCGGTAGCGCACATCCAGCGCCAGGAAGATGGCCAAGAGCAGGAAGGCCAGCGTGGAGAAGCCCTGCGCCATGCCCACCGGGCGGCCGGACTGGGCCCCCAGCAGTTCGAACAGCGCCACGCCGTGCAACACCAGGCCTCCGCCCACCAGCACACGGCCGGCCATGGCCAGCGCGTCCGACTGGCGGACGAGGTAGGCGAGGTACGCCACGGCGGCGAGGCCGTAGGCGTGGCAGGCAAGCGAGACGAGCGTATGGCTCATGGGGTCGGGCACATAACCGGGTCGGACAGGCGAATCAGCCCATCTTGTTGAGGAGGAACGCCGCCAGCAGGTCCGTCTCTGAATCGGGCTTCTTCCCCGCGCTCTCCGGCTTGGGAGCTCCGGAAGGCACCTCCGCCACGTACCCTGGAACGACCTCGTAGGCGGACTCTCCCACCAGCACCGAGTCGGCCATCTGCTCGGCACCCAGGCGGGTGAGCTGCTCCTCGGTCTTCACCCGGGCGACCAGCCCATAGGTGTCCTCACCCGACACGATTTGCAAGAAATGCACGGCCGGGGCGACGGCGAAGGCCGTTCCGCCCTCCGCCATGACCACCAGCCTGCCGTCACGCAGGTCTGCTTTGTCCGCCAGTGCCCACTCCTCGAGCTGGGCCTGCGGCAGAAAGAGCTTCGTCACGGCAGGCAGCCTACACCAGCGCCCCGTCCCTGGGGGGAACCGTTCTCGGTGGAGGTGAAACGCCCGACACGGCTCCGCATCCTTTCGGGCAGATCGGCTGATGGTCGGCCGATGGTTGCAGGCCCACGGGGCGCGTACTAGACGACGCGCCCTGCAGGCCACAGAGGGCCCGAAGGAGACACCATGGCAGGCGACAACGTGACGAACGTGGGAGATGGCGACTTCAAGGCGCAGGTGCTGGATTCCCAGCAGCCCGTGTTGGTGGACTTCTGGGCGACCTGGTGCGCGCCGTGCCGCGCCATCGCCCCGCACATCGATGCGCTCGCGACCCAGTATGGCAGCCAGGTGAAGTTCACCAAGATCAACATCGACGACAACCAGGACACGCCGCAGCAATACGGCATCCGGTCCATCCCCACGCTGCTCGTCTTCAAGGGCGGCAAGGTCGTGGAACAGATTGTCGGCGCTGTCCCGAAAGCGAAAATCGAGGACGCCATCAAGAAGGCGCTGTAATCGTATCGCCGGACCTCGGCGCGCGGAGCCATCCGGTTCCGCGGCGCGGGGTCCGGCGCGTCGCTCCCGCCCCACCCGGCACCCCAGGACCCGGTCCCCGCCAGATGCCTTCCGCATCCCGGAGTCCTACCGAACGCTCGCCCTCTATCGCTGCCTGTCTCGGTGATTGAGCCGCGCCGTCTGCCCTCAGGCCGTGCGCTCTCACGCAAGCTTTGTCCGCGAGCCTTCAGCGATTTCTCATATTTCGTACCATTTTCATCGCTGTGGACAAATCCACAATGGACAGTGTCTCGCAGTGAGACGCGCCTGTGGGAAACACGTATCCCCTTGCAGTCTTGTCATCAATTTTTCCCCGATGCCTTGCGAGTCAGACAAGACCCCTCAATGGTTGTATTGACAGTGTTGACATCCGCAGCCAAATAAGCGCATTGGAAGTCTTGTTTGGTTTGACTGTTTTCACAGGAGTTTTCATGGCACGACCACGTAAGGAGTTGTCGAAGGTCCCGCTGACCCCCACCATGGTGAACTGGGCGGAGGCGCTGGGTGATGCGATTGGCCGAGGCGTCCTCCGCGCGATGAATCAGGGGATTCCCTCAGGGAGCAATGGCCACAACGTGATGGTGGCCAGCCGCCGCCGTGGCCGTCCGCCCAAGGCCCTTGCGGGCAACATGGTCGCGGCGGACCGGCGCTGCACCATGCCGGAGTGCACGCGCGAGCAGCGCTCGAAGGGACTGTGTTCAGCACACTATCAGGCTGAGCGCCGGCGCTTGCTGGCCGGCGGAAAGCCCGCCTGAGACACGCGGTTCGCGGTGACGCCCACGGCCCTGGGCGAGCCGCTGTGCAATCCGTGTCTCCCACCTGCTTGTCCCACATTTGAGACAGGCGGAACTCAAAGCAGAGGGTTATCAGTCCTACTTGGCCTGCCAGGGGTCGGCTTCGGTGCTCGTGGCCTTGAGCAGCTCCCAAGCGGAAAGGACATCCACCACCCGCTCCAGCTCATTGGGCAATGAACGCGCCCGCTGAGAGCGCAGGTAGTCTTCCGCGAAAGCTCTCAATCGCGCCCCCACGAAGAGCCGAGCCAGCGCCACTTCTGTCTGTCCACTGAAGTCCAGGAAGCGGATGCCAAAGCCGCTGCGTCCCTCCGGCCCATCCGAGCGCTCCTCCCGGACGATTTCCGCCCGAGCCCTCACCGGCGAAGCGCCCGGCTCCAGGATGAAGCTCACCCCCAACACCGTGCCCAGCGGCAGGTAGAAGGTGCTCTCCAGGAAGGCGCCACTGACGCTGACGTTGACGGACGCCAGGCTCGCCGAGAAGCGGCGCCCGCCGGCATCGTCATCCACCCAGACCTCGAAACGCGTCGTCAGCTGCGCCCGGGGAAACTCACGGTGCTCCGGCTCCCCCTGGTTGCGCTCGATGACAGGCAGGAATGACGCACCCGGCTGTGTCACCGGCCGGCGAATCTCCTCCTTCACCGGGCCGCCACCAGGCCTCACCTCGGGCGGCTTCACGTCTCTCGCCGCCATGGTGATGTCCGCCACGCGGACGCTCCCAGTCGCCTTCAGCCCACCCTTCCGCTGCATGCAAACCTCCACCGGCCCGAGAGGGACTTGCCCTCCCCCCGGAATTGGTGGGGCGATTCATACACCACTGTCAGGGCGCCCGCCGAGCCTCCCGCATGGAAGCACTAGCGGGGAGTCAATACTCGCGACGTCTCAGAACATGTGACGGCGCATGCTGATGTTCACTAGCAAGCCAATACTGAGCATCACGGACATCATGGAAGACCCGCCATAACTCATTAATGGCAAGGTAATTCCCGTCACCGGCAGCAAGCCGATGACCATGCCGATGTTCTCGAACACCTGCCAGAAGAGCATGGCCACCACCCCCACGGCGACGAAGGCGCCGAATCGGTCGCGGGCGTTGAAGCCCACCCCCAGGCCGAAGATGAAGATGGCGCCATAGAGCACGAGCAGCAGCGTGCACAGCACGAAGCCGTGCTCTTCCGCCCACACGGAGAAGATGAAGTCGGTGTGTTGTTCCGGAAGGAAGCGCAGGCCCGTCTGGGTTCCCTCGCGCCAGCCCTTGCCGGAGACGCCGCCGCTGCCCACCGCGATTTTCGACTGCGCCGCGTGGTAGCCGCTGCCGCGCAAGTCCGCCTCCGGGTCCAACCATCCGGAGATGCGCTGGCTCTGGTGCTTCTTGAGGTAGTGCCGGACGATGGTGGGCCGGGGCTCCGGCACGTCTCGGACGTAGTCGTTCCAGATGACGATGGCGCCCGCGAGCACCGCCGCCAACAAGGTGGCCACCAGGTACCAGCGCACCTTCCCGAAGAGGATGACGGTGAGCGACGACAGGCCAATCATCAGCGCCGTGCCCAGGTCTGGCTGCACCAGAACCAGGATGAAGGGCACCGCCACCACCAGCACCGGCTTCCACAGGCGCAGCAGGCTGTAGGACGGCTCATTGGGGCGGAAGTCGTCGTGGTAGACCTTGGCCAGCATCAGCACGACGCCAATCTTCATGAACTCCGCGGGCTGGAGGCGGAACGGGCCGATGGCGAACCAGCTCTCCGCGCCCTTGGCGGTATGGCCCACGAAGCGCAGGGCGATGAGCGCCAGGATGTTGACGACGTAGATGGGCACCGCCATCCGCTGAATCCAGCGGTAGTCCACCAGGCACACCACCAGGACGGCGGCGACGCCCAGCCCCAGGTACAGCGCCTGGGTGGACCACACCGGCGCCAGCGGAGGACGCGACGCGGACGCCAGGTTCCAGATGCCCAGCAGGGCCACGCCCAGCACGCAGATGATGAGGCCCCAGGGGACGT is part of the Myxococcus landrumus genome and encodes:
- a CDS encoding matrixin family metalloprotease, producing the protein MMRGSQRVAGVLGLLLAVTAAAQEVEYKDLGHRVLSTPADPFVFYVDGRSSLPAGNDLAKVVAASRAAFQAWQGVNCAWPVFSFPPDGGVATTGSPMPKVDDPADRFNVVPVWVTDRQDPRYVDSLRGGDRPAAARPLTFAGYVYQCDIFLNAVDHRWSTQTPTPSGHLDIQSTLMHEIGHCLGLGDSYEAQGAVMFFYLPEGETRRTLASYDTSALCRFYPKTGAVGSPCDSSACGTGLTCVTVPSTVSGKDLKVCAKGCSGTTTGECPDPYVCRASTLVAGSTQACLPALPDGVTPVGRECTPGPRACGNTNGTCIPPVTTPSGNGDFDRWDLGYCTEACSGAGSCPAGAECARMPGQGSICLKTCDVNGSDCRPGYTCEARAEGNVCVPGCFGDQDCDSNSVCRTCDRVCVPKKTSAKQVGDACTADAECGTNQYCLFAEGNPQGVCAQPCSVASCSCPGGTSCQVVNKDGERACMKYCAASTCASSLRCGTTEQGTPACHPACQSDQDCGPSMRCGNGGTCYDPKARPDAGGCVLCNDAGTPPPLPDAGPESPKGESGGCGCQSTPVSAAFLGALVLLLLVAGRRRNWHKQ
- a CDS encoding uroporphyrinogen-III synthase, which codes for MVTRPRERAEELCFLLEDEGAEVLSLPLLELRPPEDPRPLASAAEHIQRYRWVVFASPSGVDALMDALREAGTVSRLDRVRLAAVGPRTARAVKGYGLEVAAEPEEGTGLALFELIKDSLQSGDEVLLPAAEEGRRELEDSLREAGLLVTRVTAYRSMPAELPPEALEQLGATPPDVAVFASPRTIEAFLEAAGRERLGNAKVVAIGPTTASALEQLGLPPSAVAERPTPESLVDATVRAVRG
- a CDS encoding GspE/PulE family protein produces the protein MAQAVSGSSPSPARSRVDFTTLFVLEALVGQGLLTPQQAQEVLAKEGAARARVLKTQTATGGKDAARYDVSPVEVVAAFQIPLANGRGVLDEDRVTEAAARAAGLAYRKIDPLKLDMTLATRTVSRPYAQKHVLLPLERTAQGRLVVAVANPFDRELFESFHRLTGMPVEPVLSAKADILKAISDIYGFKKTLARAADDFGSVASAQQVSNFEQLVSLSGTQELEASDRPVVQAVDYLLRYAFDNRASDIHIEPKRSTSVVRLRIDGVLHPVYSLPAQVHPPIVSRVKMLARIDISEKRKAQDGRIKTERDGREVELRVSTLPTAFGEKVVIRIFDPETLVQDIAQLGFEPDEKGSFESWIDQPHGLILVTGPTGSGKTTTLYSALKALAGPDVNVTTIEDPIEMVWDAFNQVQVQPKVGLDFAGALRHILRQDPDVIMVGEIRDTETAENAIQSALTGHLVLSTLHTNDALGAVARMRDLGVPSFLLAQSLLGVMAQRLLRRVCSHCAEEASLTPDELLALQAPLPLLPGGVRVLKGAGCVRCRGTGYVGRTGVFEIVTTNGELREHIARESPYEKLVEIARRGGMRTLREAAVRKLAQGLTAFDEVVRMTSA
- a CDS encoding DUF7481 family protein, giving the protein MRCIYTGLVLAVLWGTGCGGTKDSDDDNNPGPGGEPGGTINLADFYKSGSRIKAQVTTTTDGLRWPDEWHDSKLKKPCTWETAGADGALYCVPGGMEYIPNGGSGYYFDASCTEGIVVTSEPVAATDFFVKRSTGCGVNPRYHTVGAEITTSVYAKSSSGTCSSIPVSTGFKAYRPGPEVAAGTFVRATVKQKQTDKGVTVHFMEGEDGSAQFHHVQDTARNTECAIQKASDNKLRCLPSGATTASGNAAIASVNSTCTEPAFYSTCGTPEFAVTFEQDRCGPGAKVYATGAKVTQIYGTTGTGSCQAHPQTPPNFTYYRAGAEIAAASFVEAKELDIKTFGRLKVRGAGMGDKVQIPMMLHDTQLNTPCAFMKDSAGAKRCFPTSSIFSTGTLFADDACKNPVGLANTTTCTPDRYVLANDVSNPSDTTYRAYNVGQQFNGTVYVSMVFGTGAPRCMQTERIPGSTYYTLGSEIAAASLVLGTTKVE